The following is a genomic window from Hyphomicrobiales bacterium.
CCGAGCATCAGGCCAATGTCACGCAGATCGCCTCCAAGAGCAACGAAAGAGCCTCCAACAACGGCAAGAATGCAATCGCGGGCGCTGCAGGAGCCCTGGTTTTCCCGCCGTCTCTGTTCTTCGTGGATCTGAAGAGCTACGAGAAAGCCGAGATCGACGCGCTGGAAGCCAGGAATCAGGTGTTACAGGGCTTGATTTGGGCACGACATTGCTAGTGTCTATTCACCCCGCCGCTCGGCCCTGAGCTTCTCCCACCAGTCGAGCCGCTTGCGGATCTCCCGCTCGAAGCCACGCTCGACGGGCTCGTAGAAATGCTGGCGCCCGAGCGCCTCGGGCCAATAGTCCTGGCCTGAGAAAGCATCGGGCTCGTCATGATCATAGGCATAGCCCGCGCCGTAGCCCTCGCC
Proteins encoded in this region:
- a CDS encoding conserved hypothetical protein (Evidence 4 : Unknown function but conserved in other organisms); this encodes MKFIAIMITAIVLAGCGGREAHPVAASSPGDAVASCPVLLAEHQANVTQIASKSNERASNNGKNAIAGAAGALVFPPSLFFVDLKSYEKAEIDALEARNQVLQGLIWARHC